In one Spirosoma rigui genomic region, the following are encoded:
- the ispG gene encoding (E)-4-hydroxy-3-methylbut-2-enyl-diphosphate synthase: MLDSLLSPSIATATPNPPVLYTPSLTQYSRRKTVTVTIGDVPMGSDYPIRVQSMTTIDTMDTMGSVEQSIRMIEAGCEYIRITAPSVKEAQNLENIRKELRARGYTTPLVADIHFTPNAAELAARIVEKVRINPGNYADRKRFEYIDYSEDAYAAELDRIRQKFLPLVRICKEYGTAMRIGTNHGSLSDRILSRYGDTPAGMVESALEFLRICEDEQYYNIVLSMKSSNPQVMVQAYRLLVQRLDEEGLKPYPLHLGVTEAGEAEDGRIKSALGIGTLLEDGIGDTVRVSLTEEPEREAPVASALINRYTNRAAESQPISCITTYPIDPFKYTRRTTHEVANFGGQNVPRVIADFSRVPVANHDVLPPIGHFYLPVPDKWRMNDLGADYIYTGSHPAQFMLPNGLKEILDYSAWLPVATQTDALPLLTTADYLAARASASPLHARLNFVQTSLAELTTELIDAVRTDKTVVLVVNTGNAHAMPELRRLFVELMTQSVTTPVVVQRGYPAIPAEDIPLYAATDVGGLLIDGLGDGIMLSGGVVPDAEELKRLNGLAFGILQAARTRITKTEYISCPSCGRTLFDLQETTALIRQRTDHLKGVKIGIMGCIVNGPGEMADADYGYVGIGRDKIALYRGQQVIKKSVPADRAVDELIDLIREDSRWIEPTLENA, translated from the coding sequence ATGCTCGATTCGCTGCTTTCTCCTTCCATCGCCACCGCAACGCCCAACCCTCCGGTGCTGTATACGCCTTCTCTGACCCAGTACAGCCGCCGGAAAACGGTTACCGTGACCATCGGCGATGTACCGATGGGCTCCGACTACCCGATTCGGGTGCAGTCCATGACAACCATTGACACGATGGACACGATGGGCTCCGTTGAACAAAGCATCCGGATGATCGAAGCCGGTTGCGAGTACATTCGGATTACGGCCCCAAGTGTTAAGGAAGCGCAGAATCTGGAAAATATCCGCAAGGAACTGCGGGCGCGGGGCTACACCACGCCCCTGGTGGCCGATATTCACTTTACCCCAAACGCGGCCGAGCTGGCCGCCCGGATCGTGGAGAAAGTGCGGATCAATCCCGGCAACTACGCCGACCGCAAGCGCTTCGAGTACATCGATTATAGCGAGGATGCCTACGCAGCGGAGCTGGACCGGATTCGGCAGAAGTTCCTGCCGCTGGTACGGATCTGTAAGGAATATGGCACGGCCATGCGCATCGGTACCAACCACGGCTCGCTGTCTGACCGGATTCTGAGCCGCTACGGCGATACCCCCGCGGGCATGGTAGAATCGGCGCTGGAGTTTCTGCGCATCTGTGAAGATGAACAGTACTATAATATCGTGTTGTCGATGAAATCGAGCAACCCGCAGGTGATGGTACAGGCCTACCGCTTGCTGGTGCAGCGGCTGGACGAAGAAGGCTTGAAGCCTTACCCCCTCCACTTGGGCGTGACAGAAGCGGGTGAAGCCGAGGACGGCCGGATCAAGTCGGCACTGGGTATTGGCACCCTGCTGGAAGATGGTATCGGAGATACCGTTCGGGTGTCGCTCACCGAAGAGCCGGAGCGTGAAGCTCCCGTAGCCAGTGCCTTGATTAACCGGTACACGAATCGGGCGGCCGAGAGCCAGCCCATTTCGTGTATCACCACCTACCCCATCGACCCGTTCAAATACACCCGCCGGACAACCCACGAAGTAGCTAATTTCGGCGGGCAGAACGTGCCTCGTGTCATTGCTGATTTTAGCCGGGTGCCCGTTGCCAACCACGACGTACTGCCACCCATCGGTCATTTTTATTTGCCCGTACCCGACAAATGGCGCATGAACGACCTTGGCGCCGACTACATCTATACCGGCTCGCACCCGGCGCAGTTCATGCTGCCCAATGGTCTAAAAGAAATACTGGATTACTCAGCCTGGCTACCCGTGGCAACGCAGACAGATGCGCTGCCCCTATTGACCACGGCCGACTACCTGGCAGCCCGCGCATCGGCCAGTCCGCTGCACGCCCGGCTGAACTTCGTGCAAACCTCACTGGCGGAACTTACGACGGAATTAATCGATGCAGTGCGTACCGATAAAACGGTTGTTCTCGTCGTAAACACCGGCAACGCCCACGCCATGCCCGAACTGCGTCGGCTATTCGTTGAGCTGATGACGCAGTCGGTTACGACGCCGGTTGTTGTGCAGCGCGGATACCCGGCCATACCGGCTGAAGACATCCCGCTTTATGCCGCTACGGACGTTGGCGGCCTGCTTATCGACGGGCTGGGCGACGGCATCATGCTGTCGGGGGGCGTAGTACCGGATGCCGAGGAGCTTAAGCGGCTGAACGGCCTGGCTTTTGGCATTTTACAGGCGGCCCGGACCCGGATCACCAAAACCGAATACATCTCCTGCCCCTCCTGCGGCCGGACCCTCTTCGATCTGCAGGAAACGACTGCACTGATTCGCCAGCGGACCGACCACCTCAAAGGGGTTAAAATCGGCATCATGGGCTGCATCGTGAACGGCCCCGGCGAGATGGCCGACGCCGACTACGGCTACGTGGGCATTGGCCGGGACAAGATCGCACTCTACCGCGGACAGCAGGTTATCAAAAAATCGGTACCGGCCGACCGGGCGGTCGATGAACTGATCGACCTGATTCGGGAGGACAGCCGCTGGATTGAGCCGACGCTGGAGAATGCGTAG